TGATGGTCATGCTTCCAAGAACTTGTGTGGTGATGAGAGAAATTTTACAGAAGGACAGttatcactgcaacactccaccaataTGGGCTTTATAACAGAAttgccagacagaagcctctcctctgTAACAGACGCATGGAAGCCCACTTGAGGTCTCGAGAAAGTcacttaaccctaaccctaatctctCAGATGGGAAGAAACAGGAGGCTCtcgtctgatgaaaccaagattagcatcaaatctggaggaaaccaggaactGCTCATCAGCtgtacaataccattccaacTGTAAGGCACGATGATGGCAGCAATTTGCTGTTGGGTTGTTTTTAAACAGCAGGGACTGGGAGAgtagacagggttgagggaaagctgaaaagAGATATGCGTAGTTAAAACTCGCTCTACAAACTCAGACTGAGCTAAACGTTCACTTTCTAACAGGACTATGGCGCATAGTACAAAGTAAAGACGACATATTAGGGACATGGGGACAACTCTAATGATGTcgttgagtggcccaaccagagcctgGACCTGAACCCAGtcgaacatctctgaagagaacTGAAAACAGACATCCACAGACAGCCTCCATCCAACCTGAGAGAGCTTTAGAgggtctgcagagaagaatggcagaaaatccccataTTCAGGTGTGCAAATCTTGTTGTGTCAGACCCAAGAATATTCCAGGCTGGaatcgctgccaaaggggcttaaaatgaagtactggataaagggtctgaatacttgtgtcaatgggatgttTCAGTTTCTCCCTCTTAATAAATGTGCACAactttctaaaattctgttttcactttgttattttggGGCATTGACTGTTGCTTGttgatggaaaaaaacaaatttaaatgattttagtccAAGGCTGTGAATCCAGCAGAGGgcactagctcccttgttggaataagttcttttgtaattgcggcatgttacataacccagaactataaagatttaattttaaaaggagatacccctcccttagtgatacggcggtaagaaatcacataggagaaataacttggctttctttaatgacggtttacacgGTATAACAGACGacgaagccatgacaagactatCACCAAAGTGGGAGCCcgatgtacagttgtgcttgaaagtttgtgaaccctttagaattttctctatttctgcataaatatgacctaaaacatcatcagattttcactcaactcctaaaagtagataaaaagaaaccagtcaaaaacaaatgagacaaaaatattatacttggtcatttatttattgaggaaaatgatcgaatattacatatttgtgagtggcaaaggaCCTCAAACATCGGGTTGCTGAAAAgaatccaggagaaggtgaaggaGGACATCCCTGAGCAGGAggtaattttcttacactgcctaatccaCCAGGAAGCACTTTGTAAATCCGTATTGCAGCTTGACTACGTAGTGAGGCCAGTTGTAAAACTCGTTAACTTTATTCGAGCGAGGGGACTTCAGCATTGTCAGATTattaagtttcttgaagaaattgaCGCTGATCACCAGGACTTGCTTTACCACTCCAATGTCCGCTGGTTAAGTTTGAGGAAAGTATGTCGACGAGTGTGGGAGCTCAAGCAGGAGATTCTCATTTTTAGAGCTACTTGAGAAAGCTGATGATTTTCCTGAGCAGAGTGACacagattggctttgtgatttagcttttgctgtggacataTTGACACATATGAATGAGCTGAACGTGAAGCTGCACGGGACCAAtttgtgcatgaaatgtacacaaacgtcagagccttcaaaaccaagctagctttattctcaaagcaaatgtcaaacaactcatTTGTTCATTTCCCCCAAACTGGCTACGCTGAAAAAGGCCCCTCGACTtgtgaaaaaaatacaggaaatcactggACAACCCGAATGGAGAATTCTGCCGCCGGTTCTCagatttttggaaaaatgtacaagtcacttcagctggtgtCATATCCCTTCACACAGGACCCTGAAACGGTGCCACGAGAATTGCAGTTGAAACTGATTGACCTCCAGTGTGACACcgtcttaaaggagaagttcaactCTCTTAAACTAGATGAGTTTTATGCTTCAATAAGCGCAACCAAATTTTCAAACATCCAGAAAATGGCACAGAGCATACTGGTGTTGTTTGGCTCTACGTATGTGTGTGAACAGACTTTTAGTgtgatgaacaccaacaaaacacCCCACAGATCCAAGTTGAGCGATGAACACCTCAGATCTGTTCTGAGAATTgccacaacaaaactaacaccagACTTCGATGCACTGGCAAAAAAGGGTGATCAACAACACTGTTCCCACTAAAAGGGAATGGAATTATTAacactgtaatgccttttttatgtttgATATGTATGCATCCAGTGCTGGCCCAGCTCGTCTGTCaaattgtaaaaatgaatgtGGCACCCGAGCCAAAAGTTTCCTCACCCCTGCTTTATACCCTTTCTTCATGTgaaggcccttacttaggtaaatcctgccattccaaacaaggaaaagaaggtccaatgtcatgctgactctgacacacagaatgcccatttcgcagtttgTCCTTAACTTATCTTGACTTAAAAAGCTTCCCTAACAGTTCTTGTATGGTGAACTCcactgtgctaaatctggccttgtgttagctgtacatgtgagtggatttataaataaTATTCTGTACagtgcacagtgacatattaaacttatatacttattacaggctgcaaaataaaaaaaaaaagttaaggagtGTGAATACCTTCTGAAGGTGCTCCGTCCATTGGGTATGTGGAGTGGCATTAAATTGTGCAGGGGTGGGCTTCACGTTTCACAAATTAGACTTGGGAGACTCAGAACAGTGAAAGTAATTTATTTATACCaactacttcttctttcagctgctcccattaggggtcgccatagcggatcatcttcttccatatctctctgtcctcttcatcttgttctgttcacccatcacctgcatgtcctctctcaccacatccataaaccttcatttaggccttcctcttttcctcttccctggcagctctatccttagcatccttctcccaatatactcagcatctctcctctgcacatgtccaaaccaacgcaatctcgcctctctgactttgcctcctaactgtccaacttgagccgaccctctaatgtcctcatttctaatcctcttcatcctcatcacacccagtgcaaatcttagcatctttaactctgccacctccagctctgtctcctgctttctggtcagtgccaccgtctacaacccatataacatagctggtctcactaccgtcctgtagaccttccatttcactcttgctgatacccgtctgtcacaaatccctcctgacactcttctccaaccactccaccctgcctgcactctcttttcacatctcttccacaatccccattacactgtactgttgatcccaagtatttaaactcatccaccttcgccagctctactctctgtatcttcaccattccactgacctccctctcatttacacacatgtattctgtcttgttcctactgaccttcattcctctcctctctagagcatatctccacctatccagggtctcctcaacctgctccctactattgctacagatcacagtgtcatcagcaaacatcatagtccacggggactcctgtctaatctcgtctctcAACCTgtacatcaccattgcaaataagaaaggtctcagagccgatccctgatgtaatcccacctccaacttgaatgcattcgTCAACACAGACCTCATCACAGTCAcacatatcctgcacaactcttacatacttctctgccactcccgacttcctcatacaataccacaactcctctcgagacgccctgtcatatgctttctccaggcccacaaagacgtaatgcaactccttctggccttctctaaatttcTTCATCAACATCTAACAATTTTTATGACAATGTAGGGGATAATAACATTTTGGAGAAGAGCAGGCTATTCAACCCAACCTAACCTGACTTTCCACATCAACTAACCTTTTCAAGAATATctttggtagcttatttcatgtgtcattggttctcagaatgaagaaaagcTATCTAACCCCTAACTGAACTCCATTTTTGCCCCATGTTTTTCTTGAAGAACTCACTATAAAGTAACTGTTGGCATACACCCCAAAAAGTctgttcatgattttaaaaacttCCTCCAGGTCAGCTTAAGTTTTCATTGCTTAAACTCCTTCAGCTGCCCCATTAGTATCTCGTGCTCTTCTGAGGGTCTACATTTCACGGTGTGCAGATTCTGTTTCTTAAGTTTAACTTTaagatcattattttttttaatgaccatgtttgtgagaaataccacggtgccattttatttattgttttgtaagtcaccactgccattttgtgtatcGTTCAATGCTTGTGGCCATATTGTGATGGTGCATCGTTGCTACATGCTGACTACCAGAGTTCATGACGTCATCACACCACAGATACTTAAGATGATGGAGCACTATCAACAACTTCCAAAGCTACTGAATAAATCTATCATGAAAatgaggacttttacctgttttttaaatttaagtttctgcttaagggtggcccaaccagtcattaggttcagggggcaattactttttcacacagggccatgtagatttggattttttttctccctaaataataaaaaccatcatttaaaaactgcattttgtgtttacttgtgttatatttgactaatggttaaatgtgtttgatgatcagaaacattttgtgtgacaaacatgcaaaagaataagaaatcaggaagggggcaaatagtttttcacaccactgtagatgtgtctgtgtatatactgtatatatatatatatatatatatatatatatatgtgtgtgtgtatatacatgtgtatgtatgtatgtgtatatacatattgtgaacgctggcccggacacagacagacggacatcataatttcaccacacgccgtttatttacactattatttacaagtCTTCAatcgtgcactcacaaccccagtgcctccagcaccgatcccccaaagtccaggccacacagtctctgtgcctttctctcccggccgcctccagtcctcactccagctcagtctctctgccacccgacttccgccaatgactggagggaggcggccccttttataggaacccagatgggctccagctgcttcccggcaatcagtccttgccacaccccagtgtggcgcaagtgccggctgcgcacccggaagccgtccgggtgtcccctgtcatcatcccccaggaagtgctgggttccagtgttcctcaggcacctggacaccgcctggcggtagccacggacccctacagggttgggcttccaagccctgtacccgaggcccccaacataaccaggatggacgccccctcacggtctggaggaggcacaagccctcctctggtcctcctggcccCCCTGCCCCGCCAGGGACGGGCTCCTGCCCCGGCCAgggacactatatatatatatatgtatatatatgtatatatatatatatatatatatatatgtatatatatatatatatatatatatatatatatatatatatatatatatgtatatatatatatgtatatatatatatgtgtatatatatatatatatatatatatatatatatatatatatatagtgtgtgtgtatatatgtatatctatctgtatgtatgtatgtatgtatgtgtatatgtatatgtgtgtgtgtagatatgttgatatgtgtatatatatgtatatatgtagatgaatactgtatatattaaaatgattccttttctttttcatgacttttttaacacactacttctccgctgcgaagcacaggtattttgctagtaaagagTGTAAAAGGTAAAAGAATCTCGAGAGTGTTTTGAAGGTTACTAAAAGAGAATTGCTCAAAGTTTTATAATAAAGATTTTACAATTCCGTGGATTTTTGGATTCCCTCTAGTGTAGCCTATAATGGCACTTTCAGCCCTTTTTGAGAATTTACAAATTGCACATGTACTGGTACAAATAGTTTCAAGGGTTCTGGCTCAACAACTTCACCTACTTATTGTCTTTCAGACTTGGCGAGTAAGATTCTGCAGAAGGAGAATGAACTGGCCAAACTCACAAAAGAAATCGAGGCCCTGCGCGAGTTTAAGGTACCACCTCAAGTTGTCACTACTCTGCAGTGTGACTGATAAGAGAAACACCAAAGGGTGCTTTTGGGTGGACTTGTTGCTGGTGTGGGTGGCTGTGTTGTGTGGATCTCGGCCTTACCTGCTTGTCTCCATTCGGTTTTCTCTCCATTCACCTATCATGTGTTTCGCACCACAGCTGATTTGTAACCCTTTACATCAAACATTTAATCCTCTGGGCTCCATCTCATGACCTCCTCCACCCCAGATTCCaaactcttttctctttcttcttgcaCAGCTCCTCCAGCAGGAACAGTTGTCTCGAATTGCGGAGCTGGAGAAGGAGGTGATGCAGATGAGAGGCCAACACTGCCAGAGGCTGCTGGATGTCAAAGCTCGCTGCCTGCAAGAAAAAGCAAGTCGTGAGGAAGCGGCCAAGCAGCAGGTGCAAGCCTTAGTCGTGGCGGCTAACAAGGTGGGGACTGCTTCTGCCCTCTTTTGTCTGTGTCTTTGGGTAAAACTCAGAAAATAGGGGGCAGGCAGATTAACAAAGACGTACATACATTACttgaagtaacatttttttttaaatcacattcaAAAACTGCAGGTATTacccattgaaaaaaaaatagctttttataGAAAGATAATAGAAATGTTACTGATAAACTATGGCCGTAGCACGTACTGTGAAACATCTGACCAACGCAATAAGCAGAACTGTgacaaacagcaactgatgaTCCTCCCAGGACCAAGGGTTGGACAAAGTGAAGATACAAGTCACATGTCTTGTCTTGGTGTCCACTGTAGTAGTAATGATAACAGTCattgatttattcattcattcattttctattccATTTATCCAGCTTAGCGTAATAAAAGTCTAGACACCAGTTTAGAATCGTggagcacaatgcaggaaccaatcctggaagaGCAAGCAGTCGATTACATGAAATATTACAATAATATGCAAATTGTAAAATGACATCACTGTCTAAGGTGCTACATAATATTTGATTATTTCAGGCACAGTAGCAATGCTGCAAAGCAGGTGAACTAGAAAAAAGATTCCATATTTCTAGGCAGTAAGATCTCCAGAGGCACTGTAGCTGTTGACGTATATGTTATGTTGAACCTACCTTGAAAATTTGATGGTAATTGTCTGTCTGCCTTTACCACAATCCCATTtgatcaaaaggaaaaaaaaaaacaaatgggtgGCACATTCCCTGCTGTGTCTGCAAGAACTTCAGACAGAATATTAACATCTGTGTTTAATAGTGAAATTGGTCTGTGGTGTTGTATTTCCATTTCAAAAAGGTTTTGATTTTTCTTCAGATATCGGCACCTagtgtgatgtttttatttttcgcCTGTGGCTTCAGTAGACAGAGATAGCATTAGTGGACTcaatttagtcagtcagtcagtcattgtccaacccgctatatcctaacaaaggttcatgtgggtctgctggagccaatcccagccagtacagggcgcaaggcagaaacaaatcctaggcagggcaccagcccaccgctgggcacacacacacactaaggacaatttaggatcgccaatgcaccaaacctgcacgtctgtggactgtgggagaaaaccggagcacccggaggaaacccatgcagacacaaggagaacatgcaaactccatgcagggaggacccgggaagcaaacccaggtctcgtaactgcgaggcagtagcactacccactgcgccacagtacTGCCCAGACTCAATttaagaaatttttattttcttaatacaaTTGTGATTGTAGCTGTCTTAACCAATATATTTTGTGCTTTGGGAAGATATAAAAATTTCCTTCATTTTGGAGGACACAAAAGGTTTATTGAGCTTATTTATCCAGGCTGCCTGAAGTCCTTGAATTTCTATTTTATGAAGCTAAATTAGACCATTGATTTCATTACCTTCCAATGAGCAAggctttctgaaatatatttgcTTTTTTCTCAGTGTCCAGTGACATTGGTTTAGATGCTGTTGCTAGTTTCTGTAATTgtgctctatatttattttttatttattatcttgtTAGCCTTTTGTCCATATTTATAATAAGAATGGCATCATTAAGCTCATTTGAGGCTGACTTTTTTTTGGTCATCACAATGAGTAGaaaatttttttagaaaagtGGGATAAATGCCAACAGGTATGTATTCTTCAGTCTTTATCCTGGTACATCGTGCCATCAAGGTTTCTACAGCTGCCGTACTTTGAATTTCTATTTCTCTCCACTTCCAGGAGGCATCACGCTGCTTACAGGAGCACACTCAGAACATCGTCCTGGAGAACCGTCGCCTGCGGCAGGAACTGTTGGAGCTGATCCGCCGAGCTGAGATTCTCCGCGCCCAGCAGGTAAAGCTTCAGGCACAGAAGCAGCTTCTGCTCAATGAGCGGAAGTACGCTGAGGATCTGAGGCGACTTCGACGCAGACAGAAGGACTGAGGTGCGCTTCTAGGTGACTGCCATGACATTGCTTTACTGTGATGGGAAAAAGTAAGCTCCTACAACAATGCCAGCAATAAAAACCCTGCAGTTTTTCCTTTCACTTTAACATAAACCAAGCATGTAAAAAAACACCCCATTGTGTTTGGAAATtggcaataaacaaacaaatgacaaaacTGTTTTCCTTATTGGAGGGTTTTACTGTCTACTCAAAGCAAAAAACCGAACCAGGGCTTGAAGTGGGCTGGTGCTCTTGAAACTCTTTTTGATCGACAGGGTTCAGAACTCAAAGAGCCCGCTCTCATCACTTGAGACTTCAAGATGGACCCTCCCTGTTTATCGGTCGATTGTAAGTTGTGCAGGACTTTGATCAGCAGTGTTGTAGCAGGTCGTTCCACACAATCTTAAACATCTTATACTGCCGCTTGTGCATATCCACCTTGGGCAATGAACTGAGCGCCTTGCATGATGGGGTCCACGAACACCTTAAGATTCAGAACAACATCTACTAATGAGTGCCATGTTGGAGGACTGGCACTGGGTCAATGCAGTTGTGCTCCTTTTAAATGAGAAGAGATGGTCCAGAAttaaagcaatgttgcctcatatcaatggcaaccttttgtagggtgtgtccctgagacttattaattgtcatcgcgtaGCAGAggcttactggaaatttgaggcattccgattgaaatgggagatcagatggtataacggtgatgctaggaatacattcagagtgtggcactctgctgtttttttgtgtagctgccttcacacagcttctccgctgctttataaacgaacgttatataaggccatcgtttctccttgcttcgcggttctgtattgttttattgttcgtttattacgattcttatagttattgtgtagctattcgagacttactttactgttcaggtacccatttcctttatttaatccgcggcttgtacgttatgttttgttcgtttattacgattatagatatttattgattctcttctttagctgactgccttctcatataagacgctccgctgtttttttgtgaaacagcctttacacagcttctccgctcttttataaacgaacgacatataaagccatcaccttgtcaactgtgtaatgtgttttttgaacagggtTGATGCAtgaaagtgatcactcgtactgcgttcagtcagttcatgtgagctgctctcttgtgtgatgttgcaatgtccacggctttatttaatgttagctaagacccggcacttaaaagtttcttgctacagcaattttaactccgttacaaagtgatccaaagtcttgtttatacctcgtgtcttctcattacaacaacaacatttatttatatagcacattttcatacaaacagtagctcaaagtgctttacatattaaagaatagaaaaataaaagacacaattataaaacaaaataaatcaacattaattaacatcgaataagagtaaggttcaatggccaggggggacagaaaaaacaaaaaaactccagacggctggagaaaaataaaatctatagggattccagaccatgagactgcccagtcccctctgggcattctacctaacataaatgaaacagtcctctttggatttaggattctcacggaagggcttgatgatgatgatggtcacgtagacttctgccttttaatccatccatcattgttggagcatcatgaagctttgagtaggtggaggtggcacaggccaccaccacaaagaaaccggaaaaagaaacagaaaaagagagtaggggtcagtacattaaacttgtatctcgcgaataaagtattcggcgtttgtcttcagcgctctttgggagctcttccttcttttctacatactgcggtcacagtcagttcacgtgattacgttggaggcatgatgatgtcacacgcagctccgccccccacggccatcgagctcaactccattacagtatatggagaaaaatatgttccagttatgaccgttacgcgtagaatttcgaaatgaaacctgcttaacttttgtaagtaagctgtaaggaatgagcctgccaaatttcagccttctacctacacgggaagttggagaattagtgatgagtcagtcagtcagtgagtgagtgaggactttgccttttattagtatagattcactaagaccatggcaagcaagacgcataattgctaaggaaggaagagaaggtaacgaaggtaaagaaagcgattgttaagggatggtagctagcgggctggcacggcacatgatgatgtcatcaggctgagtcagcaccggcttgctttggagtgtattattacagcagttcacaacacggccagctttgaactgagtgctcgactactgtcattattaacttgagaaacagcgatcacaatcaaaaCGGAGAAGGAagttgtgcggaaatatgagagtggcgttcgtgaccgatctcgctaatatgtacagcaggtcgaaatccaccatctcgacaattttacaaagaaaagatttgcataaggaggctccttctaaacaataaccaccttccgtttcattctcctcctcctcccttcctgcagcccaaagatcaaattaaatggtgagtacagtatgaaattgttgtttctggtaggctaggcacttttttaactttttggttagtacattagaaaaattattggtgttttggtaagttatgcacattatataacccttttttattatgaaaaggttaagtaagtgttgctgtgggagacTCGGAACgtattatgggtatttccattatttcttatgggaaaaatagtcttgacttacaaccaacttgagttacaaccagcactcgcgaacgaattgagttcaaGTCAAGGGTCCATTGTATATAGTTTggggttacttaaaacgccacaattacaaaagaactcatttcaagtagggagctagcgccccctaaAGGAACAAGCATGGAGTCATTCCTCTTGAACTCTGAAAAGATGTGGGACTGCCCCCTATAAGGAGTGACCAGAAACTACAAGTTTAAACAACAGACTTTGTTTTTAGCTCTGAAACCACAAGGACCACTTGCATCACACTGCATGATGGATATTGGATTGTAATTTTTACATTCATTCTTCTGAGGAAAAGCTGCTGTCTAGTGCTGTATGAGTTAAAGTCTGCTGTGTAATGGCAGCTGTCGCTAATGAAATTAACTGTGAACACAAAACCGTAAAAGAGGTGTGACGGCGCGgcatttaatttcaaatgtaaaaaGGGTCATCTGAAACAGACCTGTCCGAGACTCTCCGGCTGTCATGTCACTTTGTCACTTCTTgagaaaataattcataaaacaaaCAATGCCAAACTCTCAGCTTGTTAAGTTATTTTATTCTCAGCCCCACTAAAATCTCTTGAAGTTCTTCATGCCAACTGTGTCCATAAGAATTG
This genomic window from Polypterus senegalus isolate Bchr_013 chromosome 4, ASM1683550v1, whole genome shotgun sequence contains:
- the ccdc166 gene encoding coiled-coil domain-containing protein 166 gives rise to the protein MPKKKKKAVAESSVSEAEESGLDPDEKEAILKKEYEQLSEHLEELKLKAENLRHENEFLQEEVRQTQLENQECASYMSKSTQKRQNIIITLSDQNQQQMMEIQKKTEEIQAQFMEARDDLASKILQKENELAKLTKEIEALREFKLLQQEQLSRIAELEKEVMQMRGQHCQRLLDVKARCLQEKASREEAAKQQVQALVVAANKEASRCLQEHTQNIVLENRRLRQELLELIRRAEILRAQQVKLQAQKQLLLNERKYAEDLRRLRRRQKD